A region of the Cucurbita pepo subsp. pepo cultivar mu-cu-16 chromosome LG14, ASM280686v2, whole genome shotgun sequence genome:
GATATTTCTCCTAGATAGATAGTTAAGAAATTATGTATCACTGTCATAAACGTACCATACTTGGATTTGGTATCACCgtgataaacaaaaattatgcaTCACCGTGAgagttatgtatcaccgtcagaACAAAAATTATGTATCACCATGATAAACAAACATCCAAATCATTTATCTACGTCACGTCTATGTgctagatatttaaaaaattaatgtgttATGCTTGGTATTGTGAGTTTGGTACCAAATAAATGCCAACTTCAAAGTTTCAAACGCTAAAAGTATGAAATCCTAGAGTGCCTTGCAAAGAAACCTGCATGGAAAGAGTAAATGAAGTAGCAGTTTATTGAGACAGTATAAGAGAGTATTGAGAGCAGGATCATCCATGTCACATATTTATCTTATAGACTCGAATGAATCAAAGTCGAGATTTAGATTTTTCTGGTTTTGGTAATTTACGGTAATCGTATATGCCTAATCCTCGCTTTCTTCCGAGGCGACCAGCATCGACATACTGCACGAGAAGAGGGCAGGGAGCATATTTATCATCACCAAGTCCAGAGTGAAGTACCTTCATGATTGATACACAAACATCCAAACCAATTAAGTCTGCAAGCTCCAAGGGACCCATGGGATGGTTTGTTCCTAGCTTCATTCCTGTGTCGATGTCTTCCTTCGTTGCCACTCCGGTGTAGAGAGCGAAAAACGCCTCGTTAATCATTGGCATTAGGATTCTGTTCACAATGAAGCCAGAGTAGTCCTGAGAGCATATCAATGTTTTGCCaagcctgaaaggaaagaaagttAAAACTATTATTTGTTCTCGGCACATGTTCGTTCGAGGCACAAACGCAACGATATAGTGAGGGTTGTTAGTTATGACTATGCTTAGCCAACTCATGTACTAAGTGCAGTAGTCCCATGTTACTAGAAAGACAACAGATGGTAGAGGAGGGACAGAGGGGCGGAGGCGAATTTAAGAGCAATCGACGAAGTGAATCACCTCTCAGCCAAGGTTTTTATTGCATGAAACGTTTCATCGGATGTATCCGCACCTCGAACAATCTCAACCAACTTCATTATAGGTGGTGGATTCATGAAATGCATGCCAATAACCTGCAATGGCGTTAAACGTTTAGTAAATTAGTTCTTCGTTTCTGTTTCATATAATGCATGCTAAAATCACATAACAACGCGTTTTATCGCCGAATCACATGGCTAGCTACTAAAACTACATACATATGgcactttaaaagaaaaacagaagtTCAGCAATCATGCAAGGGAGGAAGAGAGGACAAAACCTTGTCGGGACGTGTGGTCGACGATGCTAAGCGAGTGATGGGGATGGAACTTGTATTAGAAGCTAGAATTGCAGATGGTTTTGCAATCTTATCCAATTCAAGAAATAGCTTTCTTTTAACATCTTCTGATTCCACGATAGCTTCTATGATGACATCTGCTGAATGAAGCTCTTTCAAATCAGTTGAACATTTTAGACGTTGAAGAGCACTGACACCAACTTCCTGTAAAGTGGATTTCATAAGCTGATTAAATGTCTACCATCTCGACGGCAGCACTTGATACAGTGGACGGTAGAACTTCTCTGTTATAGAGTTGTATGTCAACCTTTCCATAATCAATGTCAAACCCACAGTAAATAACTCGGTTTatataacagtccaagcccaccactagtagatattatccgctttggccgTTACGTagcatcgtcagcctcacggttttaaaacgcatctactaggaagaggtttccacacccttataagaaatgtttcgttcccctctccaaccgatttgggatctcacaattcacctccccTCGGAGCCCcgcgtcctcgttggtacacCACTCGGTgcctggctctaataccattcgtaacagcccaagcccacagctagcaaattttgtccgctttggcccgttacgtattgccgttagcctcacggtaggaagaggttttcacacccttataaggaatacttcgttcccctctccaaccaatgtgggatctcacagtttaACTTCAGATCAAATGATCAATGGggataaaacatttattttgcATCATAGGCCATAGGCTAGAGCAATATTATACGTGCCAGAATTTGAAAGGACATCgataaagatattttattagtCTAAGTACTAAAAGAGATAGAAATACAAGGATTAACTAAACATTCAAGAGGCACAGTTCTATATCCCACACTACCCAAATACTTGCTTAGCCCCCAaccaaacacacacacacacggacaaaaaaaaaaaacctctaTTTAAGGCATCCAATGGCTTCTAAGAGCCTGTAAGTTCTTATTGTTTAAAGCAAAAAGTTGAAGCTGCTATAAGAAAATCATCATCTCGTGGCTTCTTCATAAGCTAAAGAGAAGCTCATCAGTGTCCACTTTTGTTTCATTGGCTCCCTCCAATCAAATCCAATTCCTCTATGATCCTGTGTCATTTGGATAAGTCTATTTTTAAGTTCAATTATTGATCTACAGTTTTGGCTCAAGATCACACTATTTTTCATGTTTGGTACTATCACTGCCATCCAAACGTACAGTCGTCGTGACAGGATCGAGATTATGGACCAAATTTTCCTAGTCCTTCAGTATGGAATGACCCAAGAATATCATGAGCTGAAATTACAGAGACATGGGATCTGGCAAGGAgtctcttgtttttctttttcctaaagCAGTGGATCGGTGTTATCCTGATTAGAAAGGGTACTGATGGGGCCAAGAGAGTCTCAACCTCCTAATGCTACAGATTGATCATAAGTAAACAACCAAATAGCACTAAATCCTGCGTTTTTCACCTAAATCAAGTGCATGTTTGAGAGCTTTCAAAATCACtcgaaattatattcttatgATTCAAAATCAGTTTTAATCGTATCAAAATCGTGTTTAAAAGTctaaaatcaaacattaaaCTAGTTTTGAATCATTAAACCGAGGTTTCGAATTGATTTTTTACTTGACAAAAACTATTTCAAACATTTCAAAGTCAGTCCGTAACATGTCCTACACCTTGTGATTCCCTGCAATTGGTTTGTTAAGAGCTTTTATTATGAAATAGACAACAGAAAACTCCAAATCAAAGGTAAATCAAAAGGTAAAACAGCCAGTTCAGAAGAACTATGTCAGAGTAAATTATAGGCCaaacatcatatatatatattcttccCATGTATACGGATCTGGAAATACAGAATTCTTACTCGAGAGAGAAGGTTTCTGGAGACCAGGCGTTGGATTGAGGAAGAAATGGAGTTGGTTGCTTTAGTAAGAGCGGCAGGGTCTGAATCGATTAGCCAAACATCATGGCCGTACGCGGCGGCGAGTTGAGCAATTCCGGAGCCCATTTGACCGCCGCCAACGACACCAATAACCTTGATTTCCGTCATCGAGAACCCACAAATCTGGCGGCGATTTCTGTAATCGGAGAGAGAATCATTCAGTTATCCTCCTGTGGAATTCACTCTGTC
Encoded here:
- the LOC111810545 gene encoding uncharacterized protein LOC111810545 translates to MTEIKVIGVVGGGQMGSGIAQLAAAYGHDVWLIDSDPAALTKATNSISSSIQRLVSRNLLSREVGVSALQRLKCSTDLKELHSADVIIEAIVESEDVKRKLFLELDKIAKPSAILASNTSSIPITRLASSTTRPDKVIGMHFMNPPPIMKLVEIVRGADTSDETFHAIKTLAERLGKTLICSQDYSGFIVNRILMPMINEAFFALYTGVATKEDIDTGMKLGTNHPMGPLELADLIGLDVCVSIMKVLHSGLGDDKYAPCPLLVQYVDAGRLGRKRGLGIYDYRKLPKPEKSKSRL